TATGACCACATACTCTCAATGTGGTGTTTCTCCATTATCATAGCTTAATATTGTTTACTATCTAAATTTAGTGGGTGACTCACTCAGACATTGCTATTACATACTCATATTTTGTGTTGAAGACGTTTGCCATGTGTTAATGCTGAAAATTTTGctttatccatttttttttccctCCAGGCTTCAGGAAACAATGGAGTGTTTTGCTCAAAAGCTAGAATCCATACATACTGCATCAGGAGGCAAAAAGATAAACATCATAAGTCATTCTATGGGTGGTCTTCTGGTTAAATGTTTCATGGCTCTCCACAGTGATGTAAAGCCTCCTCTCCctttctttttgtatttctGCCCTGCTACATCACTTCCTAACCACTCTTCTTGgccctaaaaatatttattttagttttaatctTTTAATGAATGTTGTATTTGCAGATCTTTGAAAAATATGTGAAGAATTGGATTGCAATAGCTGCACCATTCCAAGGTAAGCAACTCTTTGTCATTTCAAGTAAGCTGCATGGTATCCTAATGATGTCTCCACATGTTTTTTAGTTTAGGCAAGGTATATATTCCTTATTAACTTTTCTAAGATTTCTTTGGAAGTGTTAAACTTCGTCTATCTATTCATATACATGTTATCATGTTACATATACACTTGGTTTGGGCTTgagacttccatgttggaggtctcaagttcgaaaccccttgccaacgaaagcaaggggtttgccttctgggtcgagcgcGTCGtaccaggcttgcctagtgtgggttacctctcttgtgtggtttgcgagctattgcatagaaGTGAGGACTTTACCCTGTGCACATCGAAAGGATAGCGGCTGcaggtttcccttgtcataaaaaaaacacTTCCAAAAAACACTTCAAATCTCTGTAAATATAGTATTATTTCTTTCTGCGCCCCCCCtcactcttttattttttaggagGTGGAGGGACTAACAAAATAGATGTATTACTAATGAAGTAGTATTCACTGCAGTGTTGAGCTTAGGAATGTATCATGCTAGTTCCTCATTACACTGTTTAAATTATGCCGAAGAGCTTAAAAAACCTTGAACATCCATTTTTTATATCTCAACACATCTATATCAACAACTTTTTCTTCggtccttttttctctttttctctttaaagAAAGGTAAGAACTTCACGTCAGTTTTGCTCTGCACTTGGAGTCCATCCAGCAGCATAAAGACCCTTAATAGTTAATATCATGAACAATTTAACCCAGGCATTTCAGAAGCTAGTCCATAACTGGCAGGACAGtaccaaataaaataagagaTGTCTGTGGTTCTCTTATCTCCTTAGTTCACAAAAAGAATCTACTGCAAATCTGAAGCCTCTTATCCTCAAATTTGACTAAGACATGAATCATGCCCAGCATCCAGTAAAAACAAGCTACCTTCTATGGCCCTTTAGGTCTccaaatcattttccaaagctATTGTGGGGAGTTGCAGAATTCAGTGGCTAGACTTTTGTAACATGACTTCACATACAAGTTTTCACTTCTATAAGAAGCCCAAAGCAATGAGCTGGTACTATCTGTAGCTGAAATTTGAATACACCTGTTTTCTTCTGAAGTATAACAAATATCCGTTCTCTGATCTACGCTGAACCATCATTGCCTTATTGTTAAATGGAAAATGTATAGAAGAACTTCGCTTTTAGAGGTGTGAGATCTAGCCACAAGTATTTCCAAAGCTTACTTTTCTTTCATCCCTAGCTTAGGTTTTGCCTTTTAAAGCAAATAGGCCACAGATTTGCTGTCTGCTTCCTGACTCCTACCCATGGGAGATTATTGTTTAGTATTAAATTTGATACAtctttttgtaatgttgaaaaaGGAAATGTTATGTtctactccctccatcccatatTAGTTGTACACCTTACTATAAAGAGTTGTCCCAAATTACTTGTCAATTCACAAAATcaagatataattaattaaattttttccattttatctttacaatttattcttttttgaaagtGTAAACAAGTTTGTAAAGTTCCAAAAAGATTTCTTAAGGGGTAAATTTGTAAAACTACCCTTCTCATTATGATTTCTTAAGGGGTTTGTTAAGGGGGAAAATTGACAACTAACATGGGAAGGAGTGAGTAttttttgattttcaatttctaggttagtttttctttttaaaaaaagatcttAATTTTAACTGTTACCTTTATCTCAAAAAAGATCTTAATTTTAACTTACAAAAAatcaagtttaaattttatgttaatcTATATGCCTAATTTCATGTATGAATTATCTTTTGGCATGGTTGTGTAACTGTCTATAGAATGAGAAGAAGACTTGTAGACATTGATTAGCAAAGAACGATGATGTAACGACATAAACGTAATCATATTTGTCAGTATTacttatcaaaaagaaaaggtaaTTATATTTGCCTATTGAGGCCAAACGCCATACTGTCTAGTAAACCGGTATGCAGTAATCTATAAGTTCAATCTTTGAAGGCTCAGCCATTGAAACAGTTTTTGATAAATAGGTGAGATTGGTAAATGATACTCAAGTAAAGACTTATCTTAAATCCTATCTGCTTAATGTAGCTTAATCTTCTTGTAAGTTTATATATCATCCTTGTTGAGTATGGTATTCTAACATGTAATAAGGCCTTAGGCTATCACAGGAAAGATATTGGTAAGACAACAGTACCTTAGAGCTCGAACGCATACCTATAGGCTTAATTTTGATCATAATCGAAATAAACccaaaagaaaattgaagaaaaggaTATTGTATGTAACAGATCTTGCTTTTGATATTTAAACATTTGGAGGCGAACAGTCTAATAGacttaattttgttttccatGAACATCTATGAACAGTTGGAGGCAAACAGTCGAATAGACTTAATTATGTTCTCCAGGAATATCTAGACAGTATTGTACAGAAAGCACACATTGTACGGTACTATGATTTCAGATTGAGCttaaatatctaattttgaTCTGCCTCGAAATGTTTCTACTGCTTCTTTACTTTTAGCCTTACTCACCCTTTAGAATGGTAGCGTTTCAGGATATTGATTGTAGGAGAATCTGCATTTTGTATAATTATGATGTTATCAATTTGGTGTGGAACCTTGGATCTGCAAGGGATAATATCCAATCTTTTAGGCTATAGTTTTGGAATTAATATCAGtgattttgtttcttaaattctTACATTCCAAATTATTGCAACTTTATTCCTCCGTCTCCTTGTTTTGTCCTTTTCTCTGACAGTAAGCTAAGATCAATTAGTGGTGCTGGCATGGTTTATGGTGTTCTTTTGTGTCTTACggtttttaatttgatattctGATTGATGTGATTCGTCTATGTGGTTGATCACGTTACAGGTGCTCCTGGATATATTACCTCTTCATTATTGAACGGAACGTCATTTGTGCATGGGTGGGAAGAGAGGTTTTTCATATCCAAGTGGAGTATGCATCAGCTGGTTTGTGTTTCAACTCTACTTGAATTGCACTGTGatcttttctcccttttctctCTTCCCTCCATCCATTTGCGTACTTTGTTATCTAGATTTCTTGCACTGTTTTGTTAGACAGTGCTTAGTTCTGTGTCATGTATGCATAGTcagtttttcttctttgtttctgCCATCTTGTTGAAATTTGTGTCTAGATTTTTATATATGTTGGTCAATGTAAAACAGTAATTAATGATAGGCGGAGGCACGGTTTTGGATATTTTATGAGGCTCTATGTTTCTTAATTTGATTAACCCACAGTGCTACTCATACATTCATAGGGGTGGTTTTGTTGATAATATGTTCTCCAGTCTGATTATTAGGTGTGCCATTTGTCTTTTTCTTGGATAGTTTCTTTGATATCTATTTATTGGTTAGACTTCAGTTGCATATTAAAGCATCCATTATTGGGAATTTGTCTAGCAATATGGACAAGAGACTCGTTTGTAATTTTGTTAGCAAAAACTACTTTCTTTGATAGATCAATTACATCTGATATTTGGTCTTGCAGTTGATCGAGTGTCCGTCAATATATGAATTAATGGGGTGCCCTGATTTCCACTGGGAGCATGCACCACTTTTAGAAATTTGGAAGGAAAAATCTAACAGTAATGGAGAGTCCTCCGTTGTACTCGAGTCTTACTCTCCACTGGAAGCTGTATCGGTGTATGAGTCAGCTCTTTCAAACAACAAGGTGAGCTGGCCATGGAATAGAATGTCAAACAATTTATACTGAAAAGCTGGTTTTCATGAGGTCTCCTCATTGCAGGGCTTCTGTATAGGTTATAGACTTATCATTGAAGTAAAATGCATTTCCTTTTTCCCCTCTCTTGAGCTGTCTGTATATTGACCTTGAACCAcacattattgttgttgtttcatCTCTTTGGAAGTTGAACGGCAACTATAAAATTCATTTATCCATCTTTGCAGGTTACTTATAATGGAGAAAAAATTTCTTTGCCATTCAATCTGGAACTCTTGAAATGGGCTAATAAGACCCGAGAGATTTTGTGCCATGCAAAGGTTCCTGATAAAGTTAAGTTCTACAACATCTATGGGACCAATTATGAGACGCCTCATAGTGTCTGGTactatttctttcttaaatatttggatctcaattttttatttgtctgaATATGGATGTGAATAATGAATATGTGTGTTTATATACTGTTTATAGTTCTAATTCATGGGAATCTGGTCACTGAATTGGCTTCTTTGCAGTTATGGAAGTCAGAATGCACCCATTTCTGATCTTCAACAATTACCATTTGTCCAGGTAACATTGTTTTATTTGACTTTGGACTGGTCTGACtgaattatgtattttaattttttccttttgtctTTTCCCACTGGTCTCTCTGACTAGCATTTTTTATGCATATTCACAGTCTAACTACATATCGGTTGATGGAGATGGTACAGTTCCAACAGAATCTGCGAAGGTATATGCTCTACATTTTGCCtcatgtgatcgtgatatgaatcttttttttaattacatttcTAGAGAGATCTTTAATAATACTTTAGACCATCTTGTATGTTCTCTTTTGCTTGCCAAATTGGAACCAATGTATCATAGAATGTGGTATGTGTTGTTTTTAGGTTAAAAGGCGTCACACTTCCTTTCTTGAACTAGTGTTATATATTCTGCTTGGACTTGGGATGTAGTAGGGGGAGAATGGAAGGAAGGAAAGCCTACAGCACATATTTGGTTATAGCAGATTCATTAGCCTAGGTCCTTTCATTTATTCTTAACATGTTGTGTTTAGGGTTAATTTGCAGTATAAACATTTCTTATCTTTATCATTCTTGCCTCTCTAAATTGCTCTTACTGTTAAAGATGTTAATTTGCACGAGATCTTGGCTTTAGTTATATGCCTAGTTACATCTTTAAAGTTGAGCATTTTTAGATCTGTCTTGTGTTGTTTTCTCTTGTATCTTTTCATTTCCTGCTTTTAGATGTTGGAATCTCACCAACGTCACTTTGAATAAGTGCTCTGTTGAAAACCAAGTACCTTCAGGGACCAGGGTTTGGTTCGCTTTTAATTCCTagtaatgtaaaaaaaaaaacgttcaGATAGTGAGGTGCTTACCAATAAGACGTGGATTCTTGGTTATTTCTTTGGTGCCTCAGAAGTTTGAGCCAGTGCTGTTTAAGGGCTGCTAGCACAATGTTCCTgtgaaaaggagaaaaaaatggaagtaattaaaaaaaaaaattatttaaatttgaaactGTGGCCACCATTGGATTTTTCTGCTAACCTACCCTGCGCAGTAATGTAAGAAGTGATTGTTTTTTCTCTGCTTCTATAACTACCTGATCCTGACAAATGTTAAAGTTATATGGTTTGATGTGCTATCCTTCTCAAGAAATATGGTTCAATGTGCTATACTTTCTGGCAGGCTGATGGGCTTAAAGCAGAAGCTAGGGTTGGAATCCCTGGAGATCACAGAGGAATCATCTGTGACCGCCATGTGTTTAGAGTGATCAAGCACTGGTTAAGAGCAGATCATGATCCTTATTACAATCCAACCAACGATTATGTTATCCTACCCACTTCATTTGACATCGAAAGGCACCGCGAGAAAGGCTTGGATGTAACTTCTCTTAGAGAGGAGTGGGAAATTGTTTTAGAAAGGCAGGATGCCAAAGAGAATGCAGATAGCGGAAAGACAAAGGTGGGTTCTATATCTGTCTCTCATGTTGGAGATGACAATACTACGTGGGAAGAAGCCCATGCGACTGTTATTGTCCACCCTAAAAGTGAAGGTAAGCAACATGTAGAGTTGAATGCCATGTCTGTCTCTGCAAGGGCTTGAAACTTATTTTACCATATGGTCAAAGGGGCTTTATTGTTTTATATCCATCTGTCTATTCTTCCTGATTTCTTCTGTATATACAAACTAGTCGTGTTCCTGAACAGAAccatgtatgtatgtatgtatatatatgtgtgtgtgtgtgcataTTAACATTATCAAGTATGTGATGTGGATGAATCAAATAAGAAACTTGATTTCTTGTTCATCACTTGTTACTTTAAATGCCAATGTCAAATGTGAAACCACAACATGTGTTGATGATgctaatctttaaaaaaaatccacaaTGGAGGAGTTCTAAACTCCATCTGAAAATGAAAGAGAAGTTAGTGAACGAATGAGTATCGAGAATAAGCCAGGTGATACGAGCAAACGCATATGGCTGTAAGGCGTGAAACGGAGTCTTTCAAGGTAAAATTATGAAGACAACTAAAGACTTCTTTGCAACTCTGAAAAGGTTGCAAAGATTCTAAAATAGTTTTGATCAATTAAACAAATGTTGTTACACCAATCAAAAAGTGATTGGTATTTTGAATTTGGAAAAGTTtgataaaaacatatatttatttttattaaaaggaACAACTACCTCCCTCATTTATGTAGAAGCTGAGGTTCATATACAGTTTCTGCTAAACACATGCAGTTACTCAAAATATTGTTTTTGTATTACATACTTCCTTGGAAAGTTGCACATTCTCTGATCTTCTTGAGTTAAAGACATGGATACAAAATGACAGTTCTGGGGCTTCCTCCACTTCATAAATTTTGTATGACAGCTTCACAGAAATGATACAACAAATAGATACACTTCTCTTCTAAACACATTTCTTACATATTGTACAACTTAATATCTAACCTCTATATGTAGCTTCAtgaattaaaagtgaaaaagaataataataataatactcaTACTGGTGGGGGGCTTAAATAATACTACAAGTCCTCCCAGCTCAGTGCATGACTGAGCCTCCCAAAGACAAATGAAGCAAATAAAATGAGGCaattcactctttttttttttttttggcaaacgGAGACGACTCATCATTGTTTCCTTCTCTTTGGTTCGCGCTGCTCCCCTAGCTGCAAAGAAACATACATCTCATCATCTGATCCTCCCATCACAGAGAGTCTTTTTAATTCCCCATTTCCATGTTGAATCCCAGAGACACTTGGGATAAACTGATGCTCAACGCAGGGAATTGCTTTATTTCCATCCTGAATGTGGAAGTGTTTATGCTCGAGTGGTGGAACTATCCCTTCGTCAGATTCATCATCAATGGGATCTTGTCGGACGTTTAAATTGATTGGCTCAAAGTTTTCTTCAGCTTTCAATTGAATCCGCACTGCTGGTGATGACCCTCCAACAGCAGAACCAGTACCCGCAGCTGATGCAATAATTTGATCTTGCAATGCAACTGATTTAGAGGAAGTGAATACAGAAGTAGGGACTACAGagatgaaataataaatgaTAGAGATCAAGAAAATTTGAAGGCAAAAATTAGAAATCAAAGCTTTTATTAGACTGAATACTAAGTTTTTGGAGTTATATCTACAATCTTTATGTTCCATCACATTTCACAAATATTTCCTCAAAGACCAAACTGTTATAACTGGCACAATAAACCAATATAGTCTTTAGTATATAGTTTATCTATCCTTCCATACTGGGGACACCTTTTAGAGAGCTAATAATCCTATACTAACCAAGCCATTTATAATTTAAGCTTGTATTTTAACAACATGACCATGCAAAAAGTAACAACATATTTGGTGAGTCCTTCCCCTCCCAGAACCACACTCCATGTATAACCCTTTTCGTGGTAGGGGAAGGGGTTGCAATTCACGTCATATCATGTCAAAATCCAATAATTTCATgacaatttttaaaatggaaGTACTGATACCGACTAAGGAGCATTAGATGCTGAGAAATACCAACCTTGGAGACTCTCGTTGGATGTAATGAGATCAAGTTCAAGAAGATCAAGGAGACGCCCCAAATCAACCCCACTAGTCCAATTCTCAGGAGGTTGGCCAACTCTCAATTTTAAACGACCTCGATTGGCAGTTCCCCCCCAAATTATTCCTATAGGTCGTGGCTTCTCCCCCTCTG
The Solanum stenotomum isolate F172 chromosome 12, ASM1918654v1, whole genome shotgun sequence DNA segment above includes these coding regions:
- the LOC125848631 gene encoding lecithin-cholesterol acyltransferase-like 4, with amino-acid sequence MAMLIEELIKSIEMWLKLIKKPQEYIDPNLDPVLLVPGVAGSILNAVDKKTGRTERVWVRILDADHEFCDKLWSRFDPSTGKTTNLDPDTSIEVPEDRFGLHAIDNLDPDMIVGSDCVYYYHDMIVEMLSWGYQEGKTLFGFGYDFRQSNRLQETMECFAQKLESIHTASGGKKINIISHSMGGLLVKCFMALHSDIFEKYVKNWIAIAAPFQGAPGYITSSLLNGTSFVHGWEERFFISKWSMHQLLIECPSIYELMGCPDFHWEHAPLLEIWKEKSNSNGESSVVLESYSPLEAVSVYESALSNNKVTYNGEKISLPFNLELLKWANKTREILCHAKVPDKVKFYNIYGTNYETPHSVCYGSQNAPISDLQQLPFVQSNYISVDGDGTVPTESAKADGLKAEARVGIPGDHRGIICDRHVFRVIKHWLRADHDPYYNPTNDYVILPTSFDIERHREKGLDVTSLREEWEIVLERQDAKENADSGKTKVGSISVSHVGDDNTTWEEAHATVIVHPKSEGKQHVELNAMSVSARA